The sequence gacagatctTACCTTCCACCTTGCTCTTGACATACTTGGGGTCCATGATGACCTCACACACAGCCACACAGCTCATGGTTTCTCCCAGCATGCTCCTTTCCCACCCCTGACCTTTGTGACTGTAGATGATTGACACCCCAAGGTCACCTGACAGGTAAGTACCCTCGCCAAATAAGGAATTCTGAAACAGGTGATATCAAATTGTCAATCATTACTGTGAGACTGTTACTTGGAAAAAGCAAAATGCAGAAGTTAGGGGGAATtctacaaagtacatgtacattagtgctgcgtacctaaacgttatatcagatacaggtacaggtaccggtacagaggtttaggtacaggtccggacctgtacctgtacctgaacaatttgaaaaatttacatgtgttttcctaaacttcaataatgacagaaacacaaataaactgttttcaatttgtcagtatctttatctaAAGGCTATAACTAGATTTCCTAAGGCCAAACTCCAGGCCTGCCtaaatgatctgttgcatattagttacattgtacgctgttccaaggtatcactttggtcacgtttggtgttgcctatgagatcaggagatcagtcacaacataagcacatacttggtataaatttatatcggtacagtactggtacttcatgatccagtattttggacctgtaccttataTCAATTTCTAGGGCACAGTACTGGTCCGCAGTACCGGTCTGCAgcactaatgtacatgtacatatgagaCTGTTACAGCATTGAATAATGGAACAAGGTTCTTCATTTCCAACCAGGATCTATATacaacaagatatcaaaacaggaagttccgctacagtaccgtaagaagccgctagggggcccaaaatctaatcgttttcaggtctcatcaaaacctaccaacataccaaataccaagacagcCCATCAAGGcactcttgagttatgctggtccactacaaacaaacacacaaacgatACCctcagcataaccttcttggcgaaggtaagaaCTGCTGACGTATTGGTGACCGTCTGTTGACTGTATATAGATCCTGGTCGTGAATAAAGAATCTTGTTATCCAAGTGATTTTCCAATTCAACCAGGTGAAATAATTCACAGAGCATTGAATACTATAGAATGCTACTACATTATAGAAGAATATACTTCAAGAAGGGTCACATTGACCCCGCAAACTTTCAAGCTCTGTATGCCGTTCTGCCGCAGTACccaggtcacataccagggggcccaaaatcgaccttgaatttcgacttcacaacacccgcccacatatcaaatatcattgtaatccatcaagaggctcttgagttatgctgactggagtggtgcggaaacacaaacagacagacagacagatacacccaaaacaatatctccattttcatggagataattcaTGGAACATGTAGAGTCGCCCTACTCTgtggagtggctgtcaacactaCATTATATCCCATACCTTGTTGAGATGTGCATGGAGCCCATTGTGCAGTATGGAGTAGAAGTTGTCCAGTCTGCTCCCGTGGAAGGCGTACAACAGACTCCTGTCCTGTCGCGTCTCCTCAAACCTCGCGTCAGTGCTCTCATTGTGGATCACCTCGAagatgtgggaggggggcggaatGTTGGTGCTGGTGTAACCTGTTAACCTCTGCACCTCTTTGTACTGTAAGGGAAGACAAACTTGCATCAAAGACGTGGCTAAAGAACAGAAAATCTGACAAACAATATGACTGATGTCAACCCAGCATTAAGGATTTTAAAAGCTTTAAAAACAGACTATACTCTACCCTAAAGTGAAACATTTAGTCAAACTACAGGCCTCATTATTAGATGTGTGTATACAATGCTTGAATATGGGTATGTAGGTTTTAGTTGTGACAAACTGTTTGCTATAATCTGACCAGCGACAAAGTGACTACAaagttagcttgaaagttcatctgtgttggtagaagtcattttggatcaaagttgaactgtgattATTTCCAaaatacaaaaattggacttggcAATCCACGACTTCTgtgacagtcaaaaatttgggtttAATTTTTTaatgttggaaattacagatcAACTTTACCTCAGAATGACTGCAAAGTTGAAGTGTTACACTGAAGGCCCTTATGAcaggtaaaaaaacacaaatacagaTGAAGACATTTCGTTTATAAATATAAGTTGAAGTGTTCCTCACCTCGGTCGGTTCACAGGATCGTAGGCGGAAGTTTCTAGTTTCTAAGACCCAGTTGACCAGCTGTGATGTTtgggggtcagaggtcgctCCACTGTTCTGTAGAAGCTCCTTCACTCCTGGTAGTCTTCTCCACAGGGATTTCTGAATGATCgaatacagaaaaaaagtagGGGTGTTATGAAAAAGGGTCAGCAAAAATTAAGGGGCACAAAACTTAGCTTGGGATTTTATGTCCTAGATGAAACACagaggcgagtagaaacagactcctggctcccggggatcgaacccgggcccgccaatCCAAAGGTTGCATGccataaccgctaggctaaaaggttcggaATGGTTAGGCTGGTCAGTTgtggtgcttgaaccccactgttacatagATTAGTTAGGACATGTATAAAAGATAACTTTATAACTGTTTGCTGAACTGTAGTTTATTAACTTTTATGGCATTGGAAAGAACAGGGTGTCTTTATGTTAAGTCTGCATTGGAGAATTAAGCCGACAGTATATGTTACAGTGATAATAGATAAGAGTTGAAGCTACAGCAAATTTGCCACTTTGTTACAATTTAAGCTATCTTTCCAAtcacacatgtaacgttatattataatccttgcaaatacatggtatacttttacaaaaacacatcaaatGAGAGTTATGTATGGTGCTTGTCCATTCATTTGAGAAGTTTCAGTAAACGTTAAACACAAgaggcaagtacatgtatttgtaaaagcAAACTTCTagctcccgggaatcgaacccgggccccaCAGTCCAAAGGCCACATGCCATAACCGCTAGGCTGAAAGGTGCGGACCAGaaagactggtcagttagtggcgcttgaacaCCAATGTACTCACCAACGCTGTGAAGTCCTTCTCGTCGTTTTCCCGTGCGAACCCAGGCGGGAAGGGTCTGAGTACGGTATCGTGCCGGTAACTCAGCAGGGCCGCCGTGAACAAACTCAGCTGCAAGTCCGCCGCCAACATGTCCCCTTCCAGCTTCTCTCGTACACTCGTCCCAACATCATCGGCCATTTCTTACTTTCCTTTGTCAAACGTGTTCTGTTCCTCTAAAATTCTTGACACATATGCTCACGGGTAGtaattataacgttatataacgtAAGTCCACGTAACGTTAACGAAGTTGCCACGCGTTCCGAAAATAAGATCCACCTCTTTTCGATAAAATCGTCAGAAAACAACGTCTACAAACAGTCTAACTTATTCCTGAGAATGTCTAGTACTTTTGCAAGCCGAGGACATAACAGTTAAGTCGTCAGAGACTTTCTAACAGGCAGAAATGCGTCCAAACTGGACGGAAGCAAACTTTTCCGTGTCAacatccgccattttgtctTCTGCTAGTGCTACGTCATCCTTAACCAGGTCACGTATTATTAACCAAAACGATGAAATCAGCCGCCAAGCCACGCAGTGAATCGAACGCGTTTCGAacagtttttattttcttatgtATCCCTCCGCGGTCCATAGTATGCGCCGACTCAAATTTCCCGCGCCGCTTTCGCGCCGccgatgaaatttcatccgactTTGACAGCTGATTTCATGACGACATCCGGCCTCTTGGACACCATGGCGGTAAGTGACGGACGTGTTTACTGTGTGCTCTCCATTAAATCCATTTTTGTGCGGTTTTACAAGGATTTTAACTAGTTTCATGATCAAATTTGGTACATAGTGAAATTAGCAAAATGGCAGCACAGTAAAGAGTTAAAATTTCGGCGATTTTCAGATTGGGGGcatctgcatttcgccctcgattcTGTTATCAATTGATAGTGCGTCAGGACTGTTTAACCTTCGTCTATATCCCATGTGAAaatcctgttggtttgaaatctgggtaGGTTTAAAATTCCATGTCTACTTAGGGCCCTTTTTTGAGCGATTTTCGCCTACACGATGGCGTTCGTAGTGCGAGTTCTATGACGTTTTTACAGCTTAAACGTGTGACATGTGATTTGTCGCGAGTATTTCTTGTAAATTTGACAGCTATCGAGGATCTAACCTTTATGATTCGATGTAAAATGTCGACATAACGtgacaaatattttgattcTGAGTTTTTCTGTGTGCTGGGAGggattttgattgaaaacagcCGAGAATTTAGCTGTGAAAGATAACGTTATAATATCGTTCAATGTGTTAACATGGCCTGCTCGGGACCATAATTTCCCGCCAATACAGTCACATGTCTGACGTTGTcaggcaaagaaaaacaaacttgcaTAACAACGTAGGTTCATGGTTGGTAGTATGATCAGGTTTGCAACATGAACGCAGGTGGCTTACTATGTAGcaaattttttccaaaaaatattttcgcccatactgtaaattgcaaaaaagcaGCAATAGAATGATGAAATACAtactatactgtatacattgcaaaaaaaatatttgagacAACAGTAATATTGGTAACTTTATGTGTCCTGAATCTAGAAAAAATGATGCATTGATGTATCTCATTTCTTGTTTCAGATCATCCTGGCGTTCAGTGACTCGATTGGTAAATATCTGTCTAATCATGCCACCTTCTCTCCTGACATTTTATTTTCCCTTAATGCGCACCCTGGAGCTTCAGTATATGATTTGACTTCTGATATTTCACGTCATCCTTTTGTTGAGCCGGATGTGGTGTTCGTGCATGTGGGGACCAATAATCTCCCCATGTACCGTCCACTCAGCCGGACTCTTGATGATTTCAGTTCTCTTATTTCTGTTACCAAGTCCCGCTTCCCGTCAGCCTCTGTTGTCATCTCTAGCGTCCTGCCTAGGTTTGACTATGAGGTCTATGACAGGAGGCGCCTTGAGTTGAACGCTCATTTGCTTAGCCTGTGTTCAAGCCAGGGTGTGTTTTTCCTTGACAATGGTAGCCGGGCTGACCGGGCCATGTTTTCAGTTGATGGTTTGCATTTGAGTAGAGCTGGTAATTTGAGTTTTGCTCGGTATCTCTCAGCCCGTTTGAACTTCTACTTGCAGCTGCACCGTCGCAGCTGTGAGCGTGAGGACCGCTATGTGTTCAGGGATGAGGAGTGGCCAGGGTTAGAGGCAGATGGAGGAAGGAGAAGGGCTCATCCAGGAGTGGAACTGAAGTCAGGGAAGTACCGTGGACAGGGAGAGTGGTCTAGGGTAGTGCGAGGAGCACCTAGGGGGACCCctgggaaggtagagggggttaATGCAGGGAAGGGTCCTTTCAGGGCCAGGGAGGTTCCTGTCCCTACTAGTAAGCCTAGACCgaccccagggaaggtagaggggggtaGTGCAAGGAAGGGTCCTTCCCCAGCAAGGAGTATGCCTGTCCCTAAGCCTAGGAGggtcccagggaaggtagagggggttagtgcagggaagggtccctCCAGGGCCAGGGAGGTTCCTGTCCCTACTAGTAAGCCTAGACCgaccccagggaaggtagaggggggtaGTTCAAGGAAGGGTCCTTCCGTAGCATGGTGGGTGCCTGTCCCTAAGCCTAAGAGggtcccagggaaggtagagggggttagtgcagggaagggtccctCCAGGGCCAGGGAGGTTCCTGTCCCTACTAGTAAGCCTAGACCgaccccagggaaggtagaggggggtaGTTCAAGGAAGGGTCCTTCCATAGCATGGTGGGTGCCTGTCCCTAAGCCTAAGAAGGTCCCAGGGAAGGTAAAGGGggttagtgcagggaagggtccctCCAGGGCCAGGGAGGTTCCTGTCCCTACTAGTAAGCCTAGACCgaccccagggaaggtagaggggggtaGTTCAAGGAAGGGTCCTTCCATAGCATGGTGGGTGCCTGTCCCTAAGCCTAAGAAGGTCCCAGGGAAGGTAAAGGGggttagtgcagggaagggtccctCCAGGGCCAGGGAGGTTCCTGTCCACAAGCCTAGACAgaccccagggaaggtagagggggttagtgcagggaagggtccttCCATAGCAAGGGGGATGCCAGTTACTAAGCCTAGGAGggtcccagggaaggtagagggggttagtgcagggaagggtccttTCAGGACCAGGGGGGTTCTAATGAGTAAAAGGGAGTGGAAGAGGACGAGTGGTAGAAGGATGTGTCAGTTTAAAGTAGCTCAAGATAAAGGTGAAGTTGTGGAAGGGATTGATTGTCataaggaaaatgtacattatgtaatatGTCCTACAGGGTGGAGTAGTTGTAAGCTTAGGAAGGGCAGGGAGAGTACAGCTGTATCAGGGGGGTTTAGCAGGGGACAGACTAGGTGTAAGAAGGTTAATGGTAAAACAGGTAAGAGGAGGGACAAGTACCCAGTAGCTACTAAGCTAGAGGTGAGAATGTTATATAGTGGGCCCATTAATCCTTCAGGGTGGGTAGAACAGGTTAAACAGGTAGGTAcctgtaagagtagtgaggagagggtaggagatgagtgtaatgttgtgacctgtaagagtagtgaggagagggtaggagatgagtgtaatgtaccaggtaagagtagtgaggagagggtaggagatgagtgttgTAAtgttgtaccaggtaagagtagtgaggagagggtaggagatgagtgtaatgtaccaggtaagggtagtgaggagagggtaggagatgagtgtaatgttgtaccaggtaagagtagtgaggagagggtaggagatgagtgtaatgtaccaggtaagagtagtgaggagagggtaggagatgagtgtaatgtaccaggtaagagtagtgaggagagggtaggagatgagtgtaatgtaccaggtaagagtagtgaggagagggtaggagatgagtgtaatgttgtatcaggtaagagtagtgaggagagggtaggagatgagtgtaatgtaccaggtaagagtagtgaggagagggtaggagatgagtgtaatgtaccaggtaagagtagtgaggacagggtaggagatgagtgtgatgtaccaggtaagagtagtgaggaggaGAGAGGAGATAAGTGTGATGTTGAAGAGAGTTTAGTCTATGCATTCTTTATTAATTTCCAAGGCAAGTTATTTACTGTACAGGCAAGTAGCAAATGTATTCAGGTGTGTAAATTGCAAAAGATGGTAAGTGAGGTATGTGGACTCAGTATTTCATGTAAAAACCTTAGTTTAGATGGTTGTTTTCTCGGTGATGAAAATAAGATTGTAGAAGTACATGGTAAGACGGTATCTGTAACATTTTTTGGTCGTGGGGGCGGTAAAACTATTAATTTCCATCCAGATAGGCCATGTTTCACAGCATGTGCCTACTGTAAGAAACCATCTACATTTCAATTTGATGAGTATAGGCATCCACAGGGATGGAATGAAGTACTTAGAAATTGGGTAAGTGATAATACAGAACTTTCAATTACTGACTGTGTTTGCCGTTCTTGTGAGCGTAAGTTTAGACGATTACAGGCCAAAACTCCAGTTTCTAATTCACCAACTGACACTTCACAGAAGCTCTCTCAAACAgtgccagaaaaaaaatgttttatgtcTGACTTTGGTTTGTGCCATGCATTGGCCGACCATGAACGTAAAGATGTTTCTGTTGATGATATGATGTCTTATCTTAGCTCCATTTCAGACTTAGCAGCAGGTTTTAGCACTTTACCAAATTCTATTTCAATGTGTACATTTCATTATTATCAGTTTTATAGATTTTGTGATGAAGATAAATGTGTACATTGTTGTAAGGTAATAAAGTCCCATAAAAGGAAACGATTCTGTCCCAAATTAGATATACCACAATCAGCTTTAGAATTGGCCGACTCAAATTtgtcagaaggttcaattttatGTAACTATTGTTATCAGTGTTTATATAGATCAGGTAATCTTGTTAAGGGTGAGGAAAATCTAGAAAAACGATTAGAAATGTTAAAAGAATTTGATTTAAAACATAGCCCAGAAAATGTACCACAATTAGCTTTGCACAAAGTTTCTTGTAAGGTAGGTGAAATGTTTTTGGAGAACAAATCTCTGCTTCTTGTTGATGCCTATGATttatatgtagaaaatattcaaatgctAATTAAGGaatttaaagataaagaaaagtgTGATGAAGCTGATGCATTTTGTTTTGAAGCTAAATGGCTGTTGGTTGGATTATTGAGTGATCTGGGAGACTTTCTTTCGATCCACAAAAGTTCAAGTAAATCCAACAAATTAGGTTTATTgttatagagtcaattccatgtcactgagagggttttcagatgatattgctaataagtttgaacaattttagagaaaagactatttcagtcaaaataattccagaccgttcaaacaattagaaatgaaagttttaacatgtttgaactcatctatatattttggaaatattatgaaagtatttgcacaaatatctctttatttagaacagttttcaaacatctgtgtgattgttctactgttggaacatgttccaacattttgcatcattctcaaaatggtagatttgggttattgcccccataaaagtaggtgctaatcaggctctattgtctgcctcggtatatttttagatttcacgtctggacactggcaactcttttgtctttaggtgtctatgcatagcacctaggcctaatcccctagactttgaagggatgtgtgaattgccctgttcccagcccactgacccagttatatcatatttgtagaatgttggaacatgttcaaacaaataatcaatctatgttgcaacactttagaaactaatacaaataatgtgttcaatgttggaaatttgtttaacctgttggaacacagcagaaaatatttataacaccaaataaatgttggaaattgttcttaacagttactcatctcacatagattgttacaaaggttttgtaaatgttagaacaaaaggcaacaaacaccctctcggtaatgtggaattgactctactatAGAGAATGTGATTTAATTGAATCCCTCCATTTGGCTTTATATACTGCAAGATTAAATACTTTCAAGCGTGATCTTGAGTTAAAGTCAATTCAGTCTACTGTTGCTTCTATGTTTACAGATGATCATGATAACAAAGACATACTTAATTCTAGCCTGCTATCTTCTTTAATGTACATGAATAATTTGATTCATAAAGAATCATCAAAATTTATTGATAAGTATGTTAAGAATCCAACTTCCTTGCATGAAATTGACCTTTTGcaaatttcaaaagaaataaATCCTGTTGTATGGAACTTTATTGTTGTATTAACTATGCAAAAATCTGAAATTCCCATGTctgattttgaaacatttgatatGAATCAACATTATTTAGCATTTCTTAAGGATAATTCTAGCCATAGCTCCAAGTTTTTAAGACGACTTTTTGCAACTTTCCTTATTTTCTTTATTGTGTCTGAGGGTAAGTGCAGTTATCCTTTCCATATGATTAATTCAGAATTGATTCATTCTTATAGCCAGTCTTATGATCTAATGCAACTGTTAAATCGTCTTGGAGTATGTTGCTCAAATGATTCTCATAAAAGATTTCTTGCTTGCATGTTAGATCAATTGAAATTGGAAGATAATTACTATAATTTGACAGAAGGTTCCTTTACTGTAGCTTCCATAGACAATATAAATAGTGGTAGCCCCCATGCAGCTGTGACAGGTAGTCCCCGTGGGTGGAATGGTACTTCTATTCAAGCCGTCCAACCCAAACCTAAATCTCTTCTTGTTTCTAGGCCAACTTCAGCATCtgtatgtactactactagtcaaGATATCTCTGTAGGTGTAGATAATGTAACTGAAATTGAGGAGCCTGTGATTAAAAAGATAAAACTAACTTCAAAGTTTAGGCAAAGAAAAAGGTGTCCGAAGGAAATTGAGGGTACTTTATCCCTTACACCCCCATCTTGTGTTCAGTCTATAATCCCATCTACCCCCAGTTCCCTCACCTTAGAACAGTTTAGCATATCTGAGAAAGAAATTAAAGCGTCACATGCATTTAACTCTGAAGTTTTATTTTATCAGCTTGAAAGATGTGTATCAGATCTAAAAGATTGTTCTCCTAAGTTACCTGGTTTGAAATGTAAACTATTTTTAGAAAGGGACCCTGTCACAGAAAAATCTAATATTGCCTACTtgtcaataatgaatgaaaatgcTGACTGTAAGGAAACAATTTTAAAAGCTCTTGATTTCCTTTACAATTCCTTTAATGTTGGACGTGATGTTGAATACTTAGTTGTTGTTGGGGATGCGAAAACCTTTGACCACCTTCTTAAATTGAAACAGGAGTATGGCCCCGCTTTAAGTTGGTTAATTCTATTTCCAGGTGATTGGCATACTTTGAAAAATTACCAGCATGCattaatgaaagtttattgggAGGGAGGATTGAAACAGGTAGCCTCGGGTAGAATAAAAGGACAGACATTACTTTCAGTTGGCTTGTGTAAGAATTTTAAACGTACTCATAAATTTTTGGTTCAAGTATGGGAGGCCTTCTATAGATGCCAAATTGAATCTTTTCTTGAACATAGGAGGAACTGTACAGATCATTGTTCATCAAGATGTTCTTTTTCAGCAGACACTATTATTGATAAGGTAAGAGTATTTTTAGAGTCTGAACCACACTTTGGTGACCCAGATTTCAGTAGAGAAAACTTTGTAAGAAGACAAGAATTATTGAAAATTGACTTAGAAGGTATAGAGGATGATTTTGCTGCATTCTGTTCTAGTGCATGTGCTCGTGAtgaagtatttttgttttggcatAGATTTGTTCATGATGATTTTATGGCATACATTTCTCTTTACATAGCGATTAGATCAGGGAATTGGGATTTGCGTTTGTATGCATACAAAAAGATGGCACCCATTTTCCATGCATTTGACCATGTAATATACTCTAGAATTATACCTTTGCATCTTTCTGATTTATTGTCTTGTCCAGATCATATTCTTAGATATTTTCAAGAAGGGGGATTCGTTACCAGTATTAATGCTGTTAACTATTCAAGTGTAGCATTAGATGAGGGTCATGAAATGTTAATTAACCGCGACACTAAACAAGTTATAACAGGGCCCAATAAGTTTGTCATTGAAGATCTTGTTCTGTTTTTACCATATCGAGCTAGATTGATTAAGCAAGTAAAACAACAGATTCTTGTTAAGTCTAACCTTAGAACTCAAAATGACCTAAGTCCCACCATTATTGAACAGGAGAGGCAGAATATTGTTTATTATGCAAACAAAGTTGTAGAAGCCCACATTTCTTCTGTTCCTGTGCAAGATAGACGCCTGGCCCAACCCTTCACAGGAGCTTCTATTTCTGATATTCAAAGGGAGGACTTGCTTAAGTTTAGGGAAATAGGTACAGCCTCATTAGACACATTTATTAGTTTCAGGATCCTTAACAGCCCAGGTAATAAAGCACCTCAAAGACGTAAGTCTTTAAGGACTTTTTCTCACTTAAAAATGACTAAGTCTAGGATTTCAAAAAGTGAAAAGGATAAGAGGATAGTCTTAGAATGTTATCGTAGAGCAGTTTCTTGGTCTCAAAATCAAAATAAGCCCTTATCTGAGATAGCCCACCTGTTAGATTTGCCCCAGCTAGGTCAGTTTCTGGAGCTGCCTCGTGCTTTATGTGATGCTGATGGTGTTCCCCACAAGGGAGCTAAATCAGCCGCTACTTCTTTTTTCCAGTCTAGATACCCTAGTGCTTTTAccaaaatgtaccctgctaacTTTTCCCCCCAGTGTTCTGTTTTAGAAGGCATGTTTTTGATCAACACAGCCCCCTTGGGTCAGCATAGAACCTTTCTTGAGTATTCACATTTTCTGTTTCTAAAATGGGTTTTGCCTTTACTCCAGTCAGGTTGTAATGAAGTCCACATTGTATTTGATGATCCACATAGAAACGGCCTTAGTGCAAAAGATGTTGAAAGAAGTAGAAGAGACTCTGTTGTAGAAAGTGACAATTTAGTACTATTTGATTCAGTTTCCGATCACACATTCACCCCAAAAGACTGGAGAAAGTTCATTTCCTTGCGTCCAAACAAACGTCTATTATGTTCTTATTTGTGTAGTTCTTTACTTACAGTATGTAGACCTTTTTTGAGGCAGCTGCAGAAAGTTTTCACAGCTGGGGCATTTATAGATGATAAAAGAGACATGTGTTTTGTTTCCTCTGTAGATGGCATCTCTCCATATCCAGACTGTAGGTCCAATCACGAGGAAAGTGACACTCGTGTTTGGCTGCATGCTGCTTCAAGCAGATACGAAAATATATTGATTTATTCAC comes from Branchiostoma lanceolatum isolate klBraLanc5 chromosome 2, klBraLanc5.hap2, whole genome shotgun sequence and encodes:
- the LOC136427221 gene encoding protein mono-ADP-ribosyltransferase PARP16-like isoform X2 — translated: MADDVGTSVREKLEGDMLAADLQLSLFTAALLSYRHDTVLRPFPPGFARENDEKDFTALKSLWRRLPGVKELLQNSGATSDPQTSQLVNWVLETRNFRLRSCEPTEYKEVQRLTGYTSTNIPPPSHIFEVIHNESTDARFEETRQDRSLLYAFHGSRLDNFYSILHNGLHAHLNKNSLFGEGTYLSGDLGVSIIYSHKGQGWERSMLGETMSCVAVCEVIMDPKYVKSKVEENGRAKNKDKQEVPEKYYIVSNNELLRVKYVLVYAEKKGRLRVQTPSFFQRHKFFVLMMLYVIILAVIGAANSPNLQYYLRKLFR
- the LOC136427221 gene encoding protein mono-ADP-ribosyltransferase PARP16-like isoform X1 — its product is MADDVGTSVREKLEGDMLAADLQLSLFTAALLSYRHDTVLRPFPPGFARENDEKDFTALKSLWRRLPGVKELLQNSGATSDPQTSQLVNWVLETRNFRLRSCEPTEYKEVQRLTGYTSTNIPPPSHIFEVIHNESTDARFEETRQDRSLLYAFHGSRLDNFYSILHNGLHAHLNKNSLFGEGTYLSGDLGVSIIYSHKGQGWERSMLGETMSCVAVCEVIMDPKYVKSKVEEENGRAKNKDKQEVPEKYYIVSNNELLRVKYVLVYAEKKGRLRVQTPSFFQRHKFFVLMMLYVIILAVIGAANSPNLQYYLRKLFR